CCATCAGGCCGAGTGCGACTGTGAAGGCATAACGTTTGAGGAAAAGGGACGCGGCCACTTTAAGGTCATCTGTACCGATGAGTGGCATCCGGTCGGAAAGATAAGAAATCATCCCCTCCTCGCTCATGAGTGAACGGGGAGTCACCCCTTTCGCTTCCCCGCTCAAGTCATGATATAAGCGGTAGCCCCTTAGGAATCCCCACTGTTCTTCGGTGAGGCTGGTCATCCCGTACCCACCGTGGAATCCATGATACAGCGGCCTTTTCCAAACGGGATGCATAATGGTGTACCAAAGAGAGGATCACGTGAAACCTGGCAGTCCATGTCAAATACGTTTTTCACGAGCTCACAGCTGATGACGTCTTCCGGTTTCCCCTGGGCATAGATCTTTTTATCACGTATCGCCACGATATTATGGGCATATCGGCACGCCAAGTTCAGATCGTGGAGGACCATGACGATCGTCCGCTCTTCTTGTTCATTGAGTTCGAACAATAAATCCAGGATTTCAATTTGATGGGTCAAATCAAGATAGGTTGTCGGCTCATCCAGTAAGATGATGTCTGTGTCCTGGGCGAGTGTCAACGCGATCCATGCACGCTGCCTCTGACCGCCTGAAAGTTCGTCGACTTTCCTATGTTGTAGTTCTTCCATCTTCGTTGCCTTCAGGGCATTTTGAACAATTTCCTCGTCTTTATGTGACCACGTATTTAGCCAAGTCTGATGAGGATACCGCCCCTGTTTGACGAGCTGCAGGACTGTTAATCCTTCAGGAGCAGTCGGTGATTGGGGAAGGATGGCCATTTTTCGAGCGACTTCTTTCGTGGATAAACGGGCGATCGCCTCCGCATCGAGCATGACTGATCCCTGTGCCGGTTTAAGCAGTCTTGCCATGGAGCGGAGAAGGGTCGATTTGCCGCACCCGTTTCCACCGATGAACACCGTGATTTCCCCTTTTGGGATACTGATATCCAGTTCTTCGATGATCGTCCGTTCCCCGTAAGATAACGTTAATTCCTTTGTTGTTAGTACATCACTCATATATGGCCAACCCCTTTAAGAATTTCTGGTTTTAAATAGTAAATAGATAAAGTATGGTGCACCGATCGCTGCAGTGAATACGCCTGCCGGCACTTCGAGAGGCAGGAATAATGTACGGCCGATCAAGTCTGCCACCATCACGAGAATCCCCCCGATGAGGGCAGCAGTCGGAAGGAGGACACCGAATGACGAGCCAACCATCCGTCTTGCCATATGCGGTGCCATCAAGCCGACAAATCCGATCCCGCCTGCGAACGCGACGGCCCCGCCCACCAGTGCCGTCGCCATCAGGAGAAGGATAAAGCGCTGCCGCTCAACATTCCCTCCGACACTTGTCGCGATTTCTTCGCCTAGTTCCTGTATATTCAGCTGCCGCGTAATAAAGAAGCTTAACAGGATAAAGACCAGGCTCCATGGCAGAAGCATCCACACATCCTGCCAATCGGATCCGTTCACTGTGCCCGTGATCCATATATTTGCCTGACTCGCCCTGTAGATTGGACCAAGTATCATCAATAGTGTCGTCAAAGCCTGGGTCAAAGCGGAAATCCCGATCCCGATTAGGACGAGTCTAACAGGAGACACCCCTTTTCGCCAAGCGAGAAAGTATACGAGAAATGCAATGACGGTCGCACCGGCGAATGCCGCGACCGGAAGCCATTTGATACTGACCGTAAGTGAATTGTCATCATTGCTGAACAGGGTCAGGAAGCCGACGACCGCAGCTCCTGCTCCCCCTGTGATCCCGATGATGTCAGGAGAAGCCAGCGGATTGCGGATCATCCCTTGAAGGATTCCACCCGCAACGGCTAAAGCCATTCCTGCAAGCAGGGCGATGAGAATCCGTGGCAGTCGGAAAGACGTCACTACGAGCTGTTCCAGGCTTGTCCCCCCGCCGAAAAAGACACTGATCACTTTCCATGGCGCAATTTTCATATCACCGATTCCGGTGCTCATGATCAGGACGATCAGGGCGAGCACACCCAGGATGGTCACCTTTTTCAATGCCGATACATCAACAAGGAGAGAGACACGGTCCTGAAGCCAACGTTTTCCAATAAACCGATTCATCTGCTAAAACCCCTTCCTTGCCACATACACGAAGAATGGGGCACCGATGATTGCAGTCATGACCCCTACCGGTACTTCCTGCGGCATGATAATGTAACGGGCCCCGATGTCTGCTGCCAATAATAAAATCGCACCTAAGAGCCCTGAATAAGGAATGAGCCAACGGTGATCAACGCCGATGATCTTTCGCGCGAGATGTGGGATGACGATTCCGACGAAGCCGATCGGACCGGCTACTGCCACCGATCCGCCTGCCATCAGTACTACAATCACCAGGGCGATGAATTTGATCAAGGCTGTTTTCAGACCTAGACCTTTGGCAACATCTTCACCCATGGCAAGTATATTCATTTTGCCGGCGATCACGAGTGCCAGCATCCAGCCGCCTGCCATATAAGGGAAAACAGCGCCTAACTGTTCGATGCTTCTCCCCTGAACCGAACCCGCGAGCCAGAACAATACCTGCTCAAGTGCCGCTTCGTTCAGAACGAGCAAGCCCTGGGTAAAGGAAGAAAACATCGCTGTGATCGCAGCCCCTGCCAAAGTAAGCTTCATAGGTGTCAGGCCTTTATTCCCGACTGAGCTGATGACATAGACGCCGACTGCTGCTATACCGGCACCTGTAAACGCAAGCCAAGTGAAAGATTGGAGGCTCGAAACGCCGAACAGCGTGACGGCCACTACGACCATGAATGCACCACCTGCATTGATTCCGAATATACCCGGAGAAGCGAGAGGATTTTTTGTCAATGTCTGCATGATGACACCTGAAATTGCAAGGGAAGCCCCCACCGCTGCTGCAATCAGTGCCCTCGGAAGCCGGATCGTCTGCAGCACAATATGCTCCGTCGAACCGTCCGGATCTGTAAATGCGTTGAAAGCTGCCTTCCAGGATGTATCCGTATAACCATAAACAATACTTATTCCCATGCACACTATAAGGAACAGGAATGTCACCATAAATAAAATAAATTGTTTTTGAGTTTTCATTATGTGAACCTTTCTATTAGGAAAAAAGATTTCATTTCGGTCTATTCTTCCCTTTCTAGTTTAAAGAAGAGACGTACAAGCGTCAATGACTTTGAAAATCATTATCAATTAACTGTTGACAATGAAAACCTTCTCATCTACTATTATGAATGTAAATGATAACGATTATCAATCGATAAAAAAGATTCAGGGGGACCTACATATGAAATTAAAAAGTTTATTATCTTTTCTGCTCATCACAACTCTCCTCTTTCTAGCCGCTTGCGGTAATAAAGAGGAAAAGGAAGAATCAGCAGATAAAGATGCGAAAGAAGAAACATATACAGTCGATCACGCAATGGGGACGACTGAAATCAAAGGAACACCAAAGAAGGTCGTGATCTTAACGAATGAAGGAACGGAAGCACTCCTTTCAATGGATGTAACGCCTGTTGGAGCCGTACAATCTTGGACAGGAGATCCTTGGTATGATCATATCTCCGAGCAAATGAAGGATGCTGAAGTTGTCGGTACTGAAAGTGAATTGAACATCGAAGCGATCGCGAAGCTTCAGCCTGATCTGATCATCGGGAACAAAATGCGTCAGGAAGAACAGTATAACCAACTGAAGGATATCGCTCCTACAGTCATGGCGGAAACCCTTCGCGGTAACTGGAAAGAGAACTTTGAACTGTATGCAAAAGCGTTGAATAAAGAAGAAAAAGGCCAGGAAGTTCTTGCTGCCTATGAGCAGCGCATGGAAGACCTTAAAGGCGAACTTGGTGATAAACTGAACCAGGAAGTGTCCATGGTCCGTTTCATGGCTGGGGATGTCCGTATTTATCATAAAGATTCATTCTCTGGTGTTATTCTTGATCAGTTAGGGTTTGCACGTCCGGAAGGCCAGGATGTTGATGACTTTGCTGAAAAAGGTGTAACGAAAGAACGCATTCCTGCAATGGACGGGGATGTTCTATTCTACTTCACATACGAAACAGGTGATGGTGAAGCGAATAAACTGGCGGAAGAATGGATCAACGACCCACTGTTCCAAAACCTTGAAGTCGCAAAGCAAAATCAAGTCCACGAAGTAAACGATGCAATCTGGAATACTGCAGGTGGTGTCATTGCAGCGAATAAAATGCTTGATGATATAGAAAAGATTTTCTTAAATCAATAATCATATCTCTCACAACATGCCTGGAAGGGTGCCCATCCTTCCAGGCATGTTTTTTTATGTGCACAATGCTTTTTCATAATTCTTCTATTTTCGGAAACACTACAGGATAGACTACACATCGAATATGAGGGGTTAGTATGTTGTCATTTTTCAAAAACAAGAAAAGTACAGATAAAAAGCAATCATATGAAAGCATTATAAAGAGTGCGGAGAAATCTGATGATTTTAAGGAAGCCTTTTACCAAAACCCTCATACCGGGGCCAAATTCAGCCTGCATTTCATTACGACCCTGATCGATGGAAAGATCCTGCAGGAGGATGTCCTTCCCTCTTTGCTTTCGAAGGATTTTCATTCATTTGATGATTTAAAGAAGCTCGTCCCCGTTCTGGATATCCAAGTGTCGAAAGATGAATCGAAAATTGAACAGAAGCTCTATAACGGATACACGGTCCTGACGATGGATGCCTCTAGTAAAGAGTTTGCATTCATCGCCACAAAGAATGAAATGGGAAGGAAAGTGTCCCAGCCCGAAGTGGAATTCAGCGTTGTCGGTCCAAAAGAAGCCTTTGTCGAGTCTCTCAGTGACAACTTGAATCTGATCCGGAAGCGGCTGCCGATTAAAGAATTATTAGTCGAAGAATTCAATATCGGAAAAATGACCCATACGAGAGTCGTCCTTGTCTACCTTGACGGCCTTGCCAATGAAGCGAATGTGAACACAATGAGACAGAGGCTGCAGGCCATAGATTTCGATCAGATCATGGACAGCTCGTTCATTGAGCAGCTCATTGCCGACAACAGCTACTCCCCTTTCCCCCAGCTTCTCGACTCGGAAAGGCCTGACAGGATTGCATCGGTCCTTGTGGAGGGAAAGGTTGTTGTCATGTCAGACGGATCGCCTCATGCCTTGATCGGACCGACGACATTGACCGAGTTTTTCAATGCGTACGAGGATTATTTCCTGAACTTCTCCATTGCCTCTTTCTTCCGTCTCGTACGGGTATTTTCTGTTGCCTTTTCAGTATTGATTACACCAATTTATGTAGCAGCATTAACCTATCATTACGAATTGATTCCAAAGGATCTTATGGCTACCTTGATCACTTCACGGCAGGAGATCCCCCTCCCTCCTATATTGGAGGCGTTGTTTCTCGAGTTGACGATTGAACTACTCCGGGAAGCAGGGGCAAGGTTGCCTACCAAGGTCGGTCAGACGATCGGTATCGTTGGCGGGATCGTGATCGGGACGGCTTCGGTCGAGGCGAGCTTAACGAGTAACGTTCTGCTCATACTCGTTGCGCTCTCTGCCCTTGCCTCCTTTACGACACCGGTTTACCGGATGAGTAATACTATCCGTATCTTACGGTTTCCTTTCCTGTTGTTCGCACAGCTTTGGGGACTTGTCGGTATCGTCTTCTGTTTCTGTCTGCTCATGGGTCACCTGTTACAGTTAACATCACTCGGAAGACCGATACTCGAGCCTCTCTATCCTCCTCGTCTGAAGGACCTGAAGGATGCCCTGATCCGGTTTCCATTCAATAAGCAGGCGGGCAGACCGGAATTTCTGCGCACTAAGATTCCCTTCAGATTCCGTCCTTCTGAAGGAAAACGAAAGGTTGATATTGACGAATGAAGCTTGGAGGTGATGACATGCAGCCAATTCCAGATAGAAGAAAAATATCCCCATTTCTCGTCTTTTTCCTCGTTCACTCGATCCAGGTCGGGGCAGGTGTGCTTGGATTTCAACGCATCATTGCTATGAATGCAGGATATGATGGCTGGGTTGCAGTCATTTTAGCCGGGATCATCACCCATGTCTTGATGATATGTATGTATATCATCCTCGATAAATCAGGCGGTGACCTGGTGTCGGCCCATACCCTCGCCTTCGGGAAGTGGATCGGGAAGCTATTCAGCCTGCTGTTTGCCATCTATTTCAGCCTGCTGGTCGTCACGATCCTCCGTACGTATATCGAGGTGCTGCAGGTGTGGATGTATCCGGAGCTGAGCACCTTCATGTTCGGATTTTTTTTCATGTTCTTGGTGTACTATATTGTAAATGGTGGAGTCAGAACATTGACCGGTACGGCCTTTTTCGGGACAATCCTGCCGAGCTATCTGCTCCTGACATTCATGTTCACCTTTAGATACGCCGACTTCCGGAATTTACTGCCTGTCTTTGATCATTCTATAAAAGATATTTTGATATCTACGAAAAATATGTCTCTCACTTTTCTTGGATACGAATCGATTTTAATGATCTACCCGTTTATCAAAGACGCAAAGAAGTCCCAGAAATATGCGCACTGGGCCCTTTTCACAACGACGACGGTCTACACACTCATCGCCCTTATATCATTCGCTTTTTTCAGCCAAAAACAATTGGAGAAAACGGTGTGGGCCACATTATCCATGTGGAAAATCGTCGAAATGCCCTTTGTGGAGAGATTTGAGTATATCGGCATCGCAAACTGGTGCCTGGTTATCCTGCCGAACGTGTGCATTTCGATCTGGTGCGCTAGCCGGACGCTAAAACGGATCACCCCGGTCAAGCATAAATACACGCTGATGATCGTTTGTATCCTATGTCTCGGTTCCCTGACATTTATCTCAGACCGGGAACAAGTCAATTTGTTAAATGATATTTCTGGGAAGATTGGATACTATTTTAATTTCTTCTATATTCCCATCCTCCTGATACTGGTGATCATCATGAAGAAGGTGAAACATAAACCATGAAGAGGTTCATACTATTATTCACGATATGCCTCCTGTTCCTAAGTGGCTGTGTGGAAAGGGAAATCATTGACGATCTCTATATCGAAACCGGAAAAGCATTTGATTACGCCGGGGAAAATAAGATCAGGGGAACCTCCCTTTTCCCGATTTATGCCGCTGATAAAACCATCCAAAATGGAACCTTGTCTGCAGAAGCAGACTCTACCCGTGAGGTACTCGAAAAGCTGGAAAGGCGCTCTCAGCAGCCTTTGGTCCGGGGAAGCCTGGATGTTGTCGTGATCGGTGAAAAGCTCGCAAAGAAAGGGATCATCGATATCGGAGACTCCCTGCAACGGGATGCAAGTGTTGGGGCAAGATTATACCTTACCATTGCTGAAGGGGAAGCGGGTGAACTCTTAAAGGGAAACTACGGACAAAGAGGAAACGGTACCTACCTTTCAAACCTCATCTATCACAACATCAACAAAAGGGAACTTCCTGAAACAAATCTCCATTTATTTCTGTTTGATTATTTTCAGGACGGACAAACACCTTATCTGCCCTTGGTAAAGCAACTCAATAAAGAAAGTGTCGCCATCACAGGAATCGCCCTGTTCAACAAAGATAAGATGGTAAAGAAAATCCCCGCAAACGATTTATTCTTCTTCAAAATATTGGTCGATAAACTGGCAGAGGGAAGTCATGTAGTGAAAATGGAAGGAGAGGAGGCATCGGAAACAGAAAAATCAGTAGAAGCTTCGGTCACTAGCTTGAGCGCCAAACACAAAATCATCGTAAAACATAAGACCGATCCTGTCGAAGTGACCATAAAAATAAAAATCAGGGGAATCGTCAGGGAATATACCGGAAAGAAATTAACGTCTAAAAAAGTGGATACAGTAGAAAAAAAGATGAAAAAAGATATAGAAAAAAAGTGTATAGCCATGCTGAAGGAGTTTCAGGAATTAGGGATCGACCCCATAGGGATCGGTCAGAACCAAAAGCACGGTGTACGGGGATTCGATATTAAAGAATGGGAAGAAAAAATCTATCCCGAGGTGAAATTCGATGTGAAAGCGGATGTTCAGATCCTGGAAGCTGGTACGGTTGAATAAAAGAAAGTAAAGGGATGAGACATAACGATGCCCTCATCCTCAAAACACGAACTTCTCTGAAATGCAATTCACTTTGGTACTCCACTGCTGATTTCCGTACAGGGCTTACTACATGTATGAAGTGATAGCACAAAAAATCCGAACGAAGCAGATTTTCGACTTCGTTCGGATTTTTATTTAGCAGGCACTTTTTGTGATAAAAGTGATTTGAGTGATCGGCGAAATATTAATTTAATTGGTGATATCGATTTTTACCGACGAAACCACCATATACCATTTTCATAATCGAGCCGAATAACCCCACAATCTTATTTCCCCAAATAAACAACCCGCTTTTCATCCGAACTTTGCTTGCAGGCTTCGATTACTTCAATCACCTCTAACGCGTCTTCAGGGGAAACAGGCAGAGGTTCGTTCCCTGTGATGGC
The nucleotide sequence above comes from Bacillus sp. KH172YL63. Encoded proteins:
- a CDS encoding FecCD family ABC transporter permease → MNRFIGKRWLQDRVSLLVDVSALKKVTILGVLALIVLIMSTGIGDMKIAPWKVISVFFGGGTSLEQLVVTSFRLPRILIALLAGMALAVAGGILQGMIRNPLASPDIIGITGGAGAAVVGFLTLFSNDDNSLTVSIKWLPVAAFAGATVIAFLVYFLAWRKGVSPVRLVLIGIGISALTQALTTLLMILGPIYRASQANIWITGTVNGSDWQDVWMLLPWSLVFILLSFFITRQLNIQELGEEIATSVGGNVERQRFILLLMATALVGGAVAFAGGIGFVGLMAPHMARRMVGSSFGVLLPTAALIGGILVMVADLIGRTLFLPLEVPAGVFTAAIGAPYFIYLLFKTRNS
- a CDS encoding Ger(x)C family spore germination protein, whose protein sequence is MKRFILLFTICLLFLSGCVEREIIDDLYIETGKAFDYAGENKIRGTSLFPIYAADKTIQNGTLSAEADSTREVLEKLERRSQQPLVRGSLDVVVIGEKLAKKGIIDIGDSLQRDASVGARLYLTIAEGEAGELLKGNYGQRGNGTYLSNLIYHNINKRELPETNLHLFLFDYFQDGQTPYLPLVKQLNKESVAITGIALFNKDKMVKKIPANDLFFFKILVDKLAEGSHVVKMEGEEASETEKSVEASVTSLSAKHKIIVKHKTDPVEVTIKIKIRGIVREYTGKKLTSKKVDTVEKKMKKDIEKKCIAMLKEFQELGIDPIGIGQNQKHGVRGFDIKEWEEKIYPEVKFDVKADVQILEAGTVE
- a CDS encoding ABC transporter substrate-binding protein encodes the protein MKLKSLLSFLLITTLLFLAACGNKEEKEESADKDAKEETYTVDHAMGTTEIKGTPKKVVILTNEGTEALLSMDVTPVGAVQSWTGDPWYDHISEQMKDAEVVGTESELNIEAIAKLQPDLIIGNKMRQEEQYNQLKDIAPTVMAETLRGNWKENFELYAKALNKEEKGQEVLAAYEQRMEDLKGELGDKLNQEVSMVRFMAGDVRIYHKDSFSGVILDQLGFARPEGQDVDDFAEKGVTKERIPAMDGDVLFYFTYETGDGEANKLAEEWINDPLFQNLEVAKQNQVHEVNDAIWNTAGGVIAANKMLDDIEKIFLNQ
- a CDS encoding GerAB/ArcD/ProY family transporter; translated protein: MQPIPDRRKISPFLVFFLVHSIQVGAGVLGFQRIIAMNAGYDGWVAVILAGIITHVLMICMYIILDKSGGDLVSAHTLAFGKWIGKLFSLLFAIYFSLLVVTILRTYIEVLQVWMYPELSTFMFGFFFMFLVYYIVNGGVRTLTGTAFFGTILPSYLLLTFMFTFRYADFRNLLPVFDHSIKDILISTKNMSLTFLGYESILMIYPFIKDAKKSQKYAHWALFTTTTVYTLIALISFAFFSQKQLEKTVWATLSMWKIVEMPFVERFEYIGIANWCLVILPNVCISIWCASRTLKRITPVKHKYTLMIVCILCLGSLTFISDREQVNLLNDISGKIGYYFNFFYIPILLILVIIMKKVKHKP
- a CDS encoding spore germination protein, whose protein sequence is MLSFFKNKKSTDKKQSYESIIKSAEKSDDFKEAFYQNPHTGAKFSLHFITTLIDGKILQEDVLPSLLSKDFHSFDDLKKLVPVLDIQVSKDESKIEQKLYNGYTVLTMDASSKEFAFIATKNEMGRKVSQPEVEFSVVGPKEAFVESLSDNLNLIRKRLPIKELLVEEFNIGKMTHTRVVLVYLDGLANEANVNTMRQRLQAIDFDQIMDSSFIEQLIADNSYSPFPQLLDSERPDRIASVLVEGKVVVMSDGSPHALIGPTTLTEFFNAYEDYFLNFSIASFFRLVRVFSVAFSVLITPIYVAALTYHYELIPKDLMATLITSRQEIPLPPILEALFLELTIELLREAGARLPTKVGQTIGIVGGIVIGTASVEASLTSNVLLILVALSALASFTTPVYRMSNTIRILRFPFLLFAQLWGLVGIVFCFCLLMGHLLQLTSLGRPILEPLYPPRLKDLKDALIRFPFNKQAGRPEFLRTKIPFRFRPSEGKRKVDIDE
- a CDS encoding ABC transporter ATP-binding protein; this translates as MSDVLTTKELTLSYGERTIIEELDISIPKGEITVFIGGNGCGKSTLLRSMARLLKPAQGSVMLDAEAIARLSTKEVARKMAILPQSPTAPEGLTVLQLVKQGRYPHQTWLNTWSHKDEEIVQNALKATKMEELQHRKVDELSGGQRQRAWIALTLAQDTDIILLDEPTTYLDLTHQIEILDLLFELNEQEERTIVMVLHDLNLACRYAHNIVAIRDKKIYAQGKPEDVISCELVKNVFDMDCQVSRDPLFGTPLCIPFGKGRCIMDSTVGTG
- a CDS encoding FecCD family ABC transporter permease, whose amino-acid sequence is MKTQKQFILFMVTFLFLIVCMGISIVYGYTDTSWKAAFNAFTDPDGSTEHIVLQTIRLPRALIAAAVGASLAISGVIMQTLTKNPLASPGIFGINAGGAFMVVVAVTLFGVSSLQSFTWLAFTGAGIAAVGVYVISSVGNKGLTPMKLTLAGAAITAMFSSFTQGLLVLNEAALEQVLFWLAGSVQGRSIEQLGAVFPYMAGGWMLALVIAGKMNILAMGEDVAKGLGLKTALIKFIALVIVVLMAGGSVAVAGPIGFVGIVIPHLARKIIGVDHRWLIPYSGLLGAILLLAADIGARYIIMPQEVPVGVMTAIIGAPFFVYVARKGF